In Bradyrhizobium sp. CCBAU 051011, the following are encoded in one genomic region:
- the groES gene encoding co-chaperone GroES: MAKSKFRPLHDRVVVKRIDAEEKTKGGIIIPDSAKEKPSQGEVVAVGPGGRDEAGKLIPIDLKAGDRVLFGKWSGTEVKIDNEELLIMKESDIMGVLT, translated from the coding sequence ATGGCCAAATCCAAATTCCGTCCGCTGCACGACCGCGTTGTGGTCAAGCGCATCGATGCCGAGGAGAAGACCAAGGGCGGCATCATCATTCCCGACAGCGCCAAGGAAAAGCCGTCGCAGGGCGAAGTCGTCGCCGTCGGCCCGGGCGGCCGTGACGAGGCAGGTAAGCTGATCCCGATCGACCTCAAGGCCGGCGATCGCGTGCTGTTCGGCAAATGGTCCGGCACCGAGGTCAAGATCGACAACGAGGAACTCCTGATCATGAAGGAGTCCGACATCATGGGCGTGCTGACGTAA
- a CDS encoding DUF2076 domain-containing protein has product MTPQERQLIDDLFDRLAKLESAKRDPEAMSAIMQGLRNAPNAVYALVQTTLVQDEALKRADMRIQELEAATSGQQAQSGGFLDSMRDAIFGQNQPQGSSQGSVPNVRAPDMANRPTWNSGQVLQQNQAPGQYNQPAYGQPYGGAQQQQPPFGGGGGSFLGTAAAAAAGVVGGSLLAGSIRSMMGGGGNQQAFGDTANHSGGIEDRRPWGDQSGGDLAREAGINDIGSRGSSSQRADNNDNDSGSRQGFFDQSSHDDDGGMDHDSDDFDGDDGGGDGDYA; this is encoded by the coding sequence ATGACACCGCAAGAACGCCAACTGATTGACGATCTTTTCGACCGGCTCGCCAAGCTGGAAAGCGCCAAGCGCGATCCGGAGGCGATGTCGGCGATCATGCAGGGCCTGCGCAATGCGCCCAACGCGGTGTATGCGCTGGTGCAGACCACGCTGGTGCAGGACGAGGCGCTGAAGCGCGCCGACATGCGCATTCAGGAATTGGAAGCGGCGACGTCGGGCCAGCAAGCTCAATCCGGCGGCTTCCTCGATTCGATGCGCGACGCGATCTTCGGGCAGAACCAGCCGCAAGGCTCATCGCAAGGTTCGGTGCCGAACGTTCGCGCGCCCGACATGGCTAACCGCCCGACCTGGAACAGCGGTCAGGTGCTGCAGCAAAACCAGGCGCCCGGACAGTACAATCAGCCGGCCTATGGCCAGCCCTATGGCGGCGCGCAACAGCAGCAACCGCCGTTCGGCGGCGGTGGCGGCTCGTTCCTCGGCACCGCTGCGGCGGCTGCGGCCGGCGTGGTCGGCGGTTCGCTGCTGGCCGGCAGCATCCGCTCGATGATGGGCGGCGGCGGCAACCAGCAGGCGTTCGGCGACACGGCGAACCACAGCGGCGGGATCGAAGACCGCAGGCCGTGGGGCGATCAGTCCGGCGGTGATCTCGCGCGCGAGGCCGGGATCAACGACATCGGTTCGCGCGGCTCGTCTAGCCAGCGCGCCGACAACAACGATAACGATTCCGGTTCGCGGCAGGGATTCTTCGATCAGTCCTCGCACGACGACGATGGCGGCATGGATCACGATTCCGACGACTTCGACGGCGATGATGGCGGCGGAGACGGCGACTACGCGTGA
- the groL gene encoding chaperonin GroEL (60 kDa chaperone family; promotes refolding of misfolded polypeptides especially under stressful conditions; forms two stacked rings of heptamers to form a barrel-shaped 14mer; ends can be capped by GroES; misfolded proteins enter the barrel where they are refolded when GroES binds), whose product MAAKDVKFSGDARDRMLRGVDVLANAVKVTLGPKGRNVVIEKSFGAPRITKDGVTVAKEIELEDKFENMGAQMLREVASKTNDTAGDGTTTATVLAQAIVREGGKAVAAGMNPMDLKRGIDIAVHAVVKDIEKRAKPVAASSEVAQVGTISANGDTAIGKMIAQAMQKVGNEGVITVEENKSLETEVDIVEGMKFDRGYLSPYFITNAEKMTAELEDVFVLLHEKKLSGLQSMLPVLEAVVQSGRPLLIIAEDVEGEALATLVVNRLRGGLKVAAVKAPGFGDRRKAMLEDIAILTGGQLISDELGMKLESVTINMLGRAGKVVIDKENTTIVKGAGKKKDIESRVTQIKAQIEETTSDYDREKLQERLAKLAGGVAVIKVGGATEVEVKEKKDRVEDALNATRAAVQEGIVPGGGVALLRAKKAVGRINNDNSDVQAGINIVLKALEAPVRQISENAGVEGSIVVGKILENKSETFGFDAQTEEYVDMVDKGIIDPAKVVRTALQDASSVAGLLVTTEAMVAELPKEAAPAMPGGGGGMGGMGGMGF is encoded by the coding sequence ATGGCTGCCAAAGACGTTAAATTTTCCGGCGACGCCCGCGACCGTATGCTGCGCGGCGTCGACGTTCTCGCCAACGCGGTGAAGGTGACGCTTGGTCCCAAGGGCCGCAATGTCGTGATCGAGAAGAGCTTCGGCGCTCCCCGCATCACCAAGGACGGCGTCACCGTCGCCAAGGAGATCGAGCTCGAGGACAAATTCGAGAACATGGGCGCGCAGATGCTGCGCGAAGTCGCCTCCAAGACCAACGACACCGCGGGCGACGGCACCACCACCGCCACCGTGCTGGCTCAGGCGATCGTGCGCGAAGGCGGCAAGGCGGTTGCTGCCGGCATGAACCCGATGGATCTCAAGCGCGGCATCGACATCGCCGTCCACGCCGTCGTCAAGGATATCGAGAAGCGCGCCAAGCCGGTCGCGGCTTCCTCGGAAGTTGCCCAGGTCGGCACCATCTCGGCCAACGGCGACACCGCCATCGGCAAGATGATCGCGCAGGCGATGCAGAAGGTCGGCAATGAAGGCGTGATCACGGTCGAGGAAAACAAGTCGCTCGAGACCGAGGTCGACATCGTCGAGGGCATGAAGTTCGACCGCGGCTACCTGTCGCCCTACTTCATCACCAACGCCGAGAAGATGACGGCCGAGCTGGAAGACGTTTTCGTGCTCTTGCACGAGAAGAAGCTGTCCGGCCTGCAGTCGATGCTGCCGGTGCTGGAAGCCGTGGTGCAGTCCGGCCGCCCGTTGCTGATCATCGCCGAGGACGTCGAGGGCGAGGCGCTGGCGACGCTGGTGGTCAACCGCCTGCGCGGCGGCTTGAAGGTCGCCGCCGTCAAGGCGCCGGGTTTTGGCGATCGCCGCAAGGCCATGCTGGAAGACATCGCGATCCTGACCGGCGGTCAGCTGATATCAGATGAACTCGGCATGAAGCTCGAAAGCGTCACCATCAACATGCTGGGACGCGCCGGCAAGGTGGTGATCGACAAGGAGAACACCACGATCGTCAAGGGCGCGGGCAAGAAGAAGGACATCGAATCCCGCGTTACGCAGATCAAGGCGCAGATCGAGGAAACCACCTCGGACTACGACCGCGAGAAGCTGCAGGAGCGCCTTGCAAAACTCGCCGGTGGCGTCGCGGTGATCAAGGTCGGCGGTGCGACCGAAGTCGAGGTCAAGGAGAAGAAGGACCGCGTCGAGGACGCCCTCAACGCGACCCGCGCGGCCGTGCAGGAAGGCATCGTGCCGGGCGGCGGCGTGGCGCTGCTCCGCGCCAAAAAGGCGGTCGGCCGCATCAACAACGACAATTCCGACGTCCAGGCCGGTATCAACATCGTGCTCAAGGCGCTGGAAGCCCCGGTTCGCCAGATCTCGGAGAACGCCGGCGTCGAGGGCTCGATCGTGGTCGGCAAGATCCTCGAGAACAAGTCGGAGACCTTTGGCTTCGACGCCCAGACCGAGGAATATGTCGACATGGTCGACAAGGGCATCATCGACCCGGCCAAGGTGGTGCGCACTGCGCTGCAGGACGCCTCCTCCGTCGCCGGCTTGCTGGTGACCACCGAAGCGATGGTTGCCGAACTGCCGAAGGAAGCAGCGCCGGCAATGCCCGGCGGTGGCGGCGGCATGGGTGGTATGGGCGGCATGGGCTTCTAA
- a CDS encoding ABC transporter ATP-binding protein/permease, with amino-acid sequence MNNIRSTLATVWRMSAPYFRSEDKWAGLTLLAAVIAIELAVVGINVLITLWNARFYNALQDRNWDSFVSEIIYFCVLATIFIVLAVYQLYLNQWLQIRWRRWMTAQYLGDWLHQANHYRMQLQGDAADNPDQRMTDDVKLFVDRTLNIGVGLLNSIVTLASYVVMLWSLSNAAPLHLFGEEYAIPGYLVWVALIYSVLGTVLTHLIGWRLVGIDFRQQQYEADFRFNLVRVRENSEQIALLHGEAAERERLLVRFGRVVENWLAIMSRTKKITAFTASYNQASVIFPYVLVAPAYFAQKIQLGGMMQTASAFSNVQGALSFFISIYRSLAEWQAVVNRLDGFEAGVVAAEKLATSDDRIHVTAGGGGAIDLKGVALRLPNGTPLVTADGFTLRKGERTLVTGPSGSGKSTLFRAIAGIWPFGAGTIAIPAGATLMMLPQRPYFPTGSLRSAVEYPAKDGTFTDSQISSAIEAVGLPKLASQIGEEGHWNRTLSLGEQQRLGLARALLHAPNYLFLDEATASLDEPSEAALYRLVEQKLPQSTIVSIGHRSTLDAFHGRNVVFTRDGDRFAVQDGTRAAAS; translated from the coding sequence GTGAACAATATCCGCTCGACGCTCGCCACCGTGTGGCGCATGTCCGCCCCTTATTTCCGTTCCGAGGACAAGTGGGCGGGCCTGACGCTGCTCGCCGCCGTGATCGCCATTGAGCTTGCCGTCGTCGGCATCAACGTCCTGATCACGCTGTGGAACGCCCGCTTCTACAACGCCCTGCAGGACCGAAACTGGGACTCCTTCGTCAGCGAGATCATCTATTTCTGCGTCCTCGCGACAATCTTCATCGTGCTGGCGGTCTACCAGCTCTATCTCAATCAATGGCTGCAGATCCGCTGGCGGCGCTGGATGACAGCGCAATATCTCGGGGACTGGCTGCATCAGGCCAACCACTACCGGATGCAGCTTCAGGGGGATGCGGCCGACAACCCCGACCAGCGCATGACCGACGACGTCAAACTGTTCGTCGATCGCACGCTCAACATCGGCGTCGGCCTCTTGAACTCGATTGTCACGCTGGCGTCCTATGTCGTGATGCTGTGGAGCCTTTCGAACGCCGCACCGCTGCACCTGTTTGGCGAGGAATATGCAATTCCCGGCTACCTCGTCTGGGTCGCGCTGATCTATTCGGTGCTCGGCACCGTGCTGACGCATCTGATCGGCTGGCGGCTGGTCGGCATCGATTTCCGGCAACAGCAATACGAAGCGGATTTTCGTTTCAATCTGGTGCGCGTCCGGGAGAACTCCGAACAGATCGCGCTGTTGCACGGCGAGGCCGCGGAGCGCGAACGCCTGCTGGTTCGATTCGGACGCGTGGTGGAGAACTGGCTCGCCATCATGAGCCGGACCAAGAAGATAACGGCGTTCACGGCGAGCTACAATCAGGCTTCAGTGATCTTTCCCTATGTCCTGGTGGCGCCGGCCTATTTTGCGCAGAAGATCCAGCTCGGCGGCATGATGCAAACCGCGTCGGCATTTTCGAACGTGCAGGGTGCGCTTTCGTTCTTCATCTCCATCTATCGATCGCTGGCGGAGTGGCAGGCGGTGGTCAACCGTCTCGATGGGTTCGAGGCGGGCGTCGTGGCAGCAGAAAAGCTCGCTACCAGCGATGACAGGATTCATGTCACCGCGGGAGGCGGCGGCGCGATCGACCTCAAGGGCGTGGCGCTGCGCCTGCCGAACGGAACGCCGCTGGTGACCGCGGATGGATTCACCTTGCGCAAGGGCGAGCGCACGCTGGTCACCGGCCCGTCCGGCTCCGGCAAATCCACGCTCTTCCGCGCCATCGCCGGCATCTGGCCGTTCGGCGCCGGTACGATCGCGATCCCTGCCGGCGCAACACTGATGATGCTGCCGCAGCGGCCGTATTTCCCGACCGGCTCGCTGCGCAGCGCAGTCGAATATCCGGCCAAGGACGGCACGTTCACCGACAGCCAGATCAGCAGCGCGATCGAAGCGGTGGGACTGCCGAAGCTCGCGTCGCAAATCGGCGAAGAAGGACACTGGAATCGCACGCTCTCGCTCGGCGAGCAGCAGCGCCTCGGACTTGCGCGCGCGTTGTTGCACGCGCCGAACTATCTGTTCCTCGACGAGGCCACCGCCTCGCTCGACGAACCTTCGGAGGCCGCGCTGTACCGCCTGGTCGAGCAGAAATTGCCGCAGAGCACGATCGTCTCGATCGGCCACCGCTCGACGCTCGACGCGTTTCACGGGCGCAATGTCGTTTTCACCCGCGATGGCGACCGCTTTGCGGTTCAGGATGGAACGCGCGCCGCTGCGTCGTAG
- a CDS encoding HPP family protein → MRKAIARNDHRSVVAGAVAGLGGAIAIGAMEWFSLALHYPLAVIPFATSIVLVIGSPEVAPAQPRALIGGHLVSALVGLAVLKLTGPQAWAAAMAVGLSILAMYVTGTFHPPAGINPLLVVSGNLPWTFLLAPVLAGALLLTAFSYVWHRWVRRQPWPQRWM, encoded by the coding sequence ATGCGGAAAGCGATCGCCCGCAACGATCACCGCAGCGTTGTGGCGGGCGCGGTTGCGGGCCTCGGCGGCGCGATTGCCATCGGCGCCATGGAGTGGTTCTCGCTCGCTTTGCATTATCCGCTCGCGGTGATTCCGTTCGCCACCTCGATCGTGCTGGTGATCGGATCGCCCGAGGTGGCGCCGGCGCAGCCGCGCGCTTTGATCGGCGGGCATCTGGTGTCGGCGCTGGTCGGCCTTGCCGTGCTGAAACTGACGGGGCCGCAAGCCTGGGCCGCGGCCATGGCCGTCGGCCTCTCCATTCTGGCGATGTACGTGACCGGCACCTTTCACCCGCCCGCGGGCATCAACCCGCTGCTGGTGGTTTCAGGCAACCTGCCGTGGACGTTCCTGCTGGCGCCGGTGCTGGCCGGCGCGCTGCTGTTGACCGCGTTCTCCTATGTCTGGCACCGCTGGGTACGCCGCCAGCCCTGGCCGCAGCGTTGGATGTAG
- a CDS encoding L-lactate permease codes for MWDQHYNPLGNAALSTIAAAVPVVTLLVLIASGKVKAHLAAIVALVVANIITIVIFTMPAGMSIRASLLGVVIGFFPIGWIVLNVIFLYRITVETGRFELLQRAIGGVTTDRRLQLLLIAFAFGAFFEGASGFGTPVAITGAVLIGLGFSPLAASGLSLIANTAPVAYGALGTPIQGLASVTGLDPYVLGAMVGRQLPFFSLIVPFWLIWAFAGWRGMIAIWPAILVTGVSFAVPQFVISNFINPWIVDIGASLISMGCLILFLKVWQPRELWLSPALRSHDESASTMKPAKPLDTTKLSQAQLWSALLPWIIVCIVMLIWGTGAFKGWANANFAWKFEVPELHNMINKVPPVAAKPTPEAALFDFTYLSFTGTGMLIAAIISGLLMGYSPAKMTGEYGRTIKLCAISLITISAMLAIGTLTRLSGVDATLGLAFAATGVLYPFFGTLLGWLGVALTGSDTSSNVLFGNLQKITAEQLGLSPVLMAAANSSGGVMGKMIDAQSIVVASTATNWYGHEGRILRYVFLHSIVLACLVGVLVTLQAYVYPFTLMVLK; via the coding sequence ATGTGGGACCAACACTATAATCCGCTTGGCAACGCCGCGCTGTCAACGATCGCCGCCGCCGTGCCCGTCGTCACCCTGTTGGTGCTGATTGCGAGCGGCAAGGTCAAGGCGCATCTCGCCGCCATCGTCGCGCTTGTTGTCGCCAACATCATTACGATCGTCATCTTCACCATGCCCGCCGGCATGTCGATCCGCGCCTCGCTGCTCGGCGTCGTCATCGGCTTCTTCCCGATCGGCTGGATCGTGCTCAACGTCATCTTCCTCTACCGCATCACCGTCGAGACCGGCCGCTTCGAGTTGTTGCAGCGAGCGATCGGCGGCGTCACCACCGATCGCAGGCTGCAGCTTCTCCTGATCGCATTCGCGTTCGGCGCGTTCTTCGAAGGCGCGTCCGGCTTCGGCACGCCGGTTGCGATCACCGGCGCGGTCCTGATCGGTCTCGGCTTCTCGCCGCTGGCCGCCTCCGGCCTGTCGCTGATCGCCAACACCGCGCCGGTCGCTTACGGCGCGCTCGGCACGCCGATCCAGGGGCTGGCGTCGGTGACCGGCCTTGATCCCTATGTGCTCGGCGCCATGGTCGGCCGGCAGTTACCGTTCTTCTCGCTGATCGTGCCGTTCTGGCTGATCTGGGCCTTCGCCGGCTGGCGCGGCATGATCGCGATCTGGCCGGCCATTCTCGTCACCGGCGTCTCCTTTGCGGTCCCGCAATTCGTGATCTCGAACTTCATCAACCCCTGGATCGTCGATATCGGCGCGTCGCTGATCTCGATGGGCTGCCTGATCCTGTTCCTTAAAGTTTGGCAACCGCGCGAACTCTGGCTGTCGCCCGCGCTCCGCAGCCACGATGAATCGGCTTCGACAATGAAGCCCGCCAAGCCATTGGATACAACGAAGCTCAGCCAGGCCCAGCTCTGGAGCGCGCTGCTGCCGTGGATCATCGTCTGCATCGTGATGCTGATCTGGGGCACCGGCGCGTTCAAGGGCTGGGCGAACGCGAACTTCGCCTGGAAATTCGAGGTGCCTGAGCTGCACAATATGATCAACAAAGTGCCGCCGGTGGCCGCCAAGCCGACGCCGGAGGCCGCGCTGTTCGACTTCACCTATCTGTCGTTCACCGGGACGGGCATGCTGATTGCCGCCATCATCTCCGGCCTGCTGATGGGTTATTCGCCGGCGAAGATGACAGGCGAATACGGCCGCACCATCAAACTATGCGCGATCTCGCTGATCACGATCTCGGCGATGCTGGCGATCGGCACGCTGACGCGGCTCTCCGGCGTCGACGCCACGCTCGGCCTCGCCTTCGCCGCCACCGGCGTGCTCTATCCCTTCTTCGGCACGCTGCTCGGCTGGCTCGGCGTGGCGCTGACGGGATCGGATACATCGTCGAACGTGCTGTTCGGCAACCTACAGAAGATCACCGCCGAACAGCTCGGCCTGTCGCCGGTCTTGATGGCGGCCGCCAATTCTTCCGGCGGCGTCATGGGCAAGATGATCGATGCGCAATCAATCGTCGTCGCCTCGACCGCCACCAACTGGTACGGCCACGAAGGCAGGATCCTGCGTTACGTCTTCCTGCATTCGATCGTGCTGGCCTGCCTCGTCGGCGTACTGGTGACGCTGCAAGCCTATGTCTATCCGTTCACGCTGATGGTGTTGAAGTAG
- a CDS encoding META domain-containing protein codes for MISFVRMARAGAASLLVTAMVLPFSPARADDGFPFGAEMQLDVDRQRGSKRIPNLEIGDAGEVALELWCKGGKGQFSVAGNTVIFVPGAMEDRPCPPDRAQQDDELIAALAAVGTWKRQGDFVSFIGTLTLRFRINTN; via the coding sequence ATGATTTCATTCGTACGTATGGCCCGGGCAGGCGCCGCTTCGCTTCTGGTGACCGCAATGGTTTTGCCGTTCAGCCCGGCGCGCGCCGATGACGGTTTTCCGTTCGGAGCGGAAATGCAGCTCGATGTGGATCGTCAGCGCGGGTCGAAGCGGATTCCCAATCTCGAAATCGGCGATGCCGGCGAGGTGGCCCTCGAACTCTGGTGCAAGGGCGGCAAGGGCCAGTTTTCGGTGGCGGGCAATACGGTGATCTTCGTGCCCGGCGCGATGGAAGATCGTCCCTGTCCACCAGACCGCGCCCAGCAGGACGACGAGCTGATCGCCGCGCTCGCCGCTGTGGGCACCTGGAAGCGGCAGGGCGATTTCGTATCGTTCATCGGCACGTTGACGCTGCGCTTCCGCATCAATACGAACTAG
- a CDS encoding L,D-transpeptidase, translating to MSGKIRFALLASVSCLCFASEAAAIDVSASTEPTVIYARQPAPVRMASNMGGGFIEFLFGDAPQGGRYQREQAYQPQPDYGYGRRTLLPPMDPQQSMRREEDLVDPAQHRLDPKYEKQVVEYHGKESPGTIVIDTPNKFLFLVQGDGKALRYGVGVGRPGFTWSGVKTISAKKEWPAWTPPPEMLARRPDLPRHMEGGPENPLGARAMYLGSSLYRIHGSNEPWTIGTNVSSGCIRMRNEDVIDLYGRVGVGARVVVI from the coding sequence ATGTCCGGAAAAATCCGTTTTGCGCTCCTCGCGAGCGTGTCTTGCCTTTGCTTTGCCAGTGAGGCCGCAGCGATTGATGTCTCAGCATCAACTGAGCCCACCGTGATCTACGCCCGCCAGCCGGCGCCGGTGCGCATGGCCTCCAATATGGGCGGCGGCTTCATCGAATTCCTGTTCGGCGATGCGCCACAGGGCGGGCGCTACCAGCGGGAGCAGGCCTACCAGCCGCAGCCCGATTACGGCTATGGCCGGCGCACGCTGCTGCCGCCGATGGATCCGCAGCAGTCGATGCGGCGCGAGGAGGATCTGGTCGATCCCGCGCAGCACCGGCTCGATCCGAAATATGAAAAGCAGGTGGTCGAGTATCACGGCAAGGAAAGCCCGGGCACCATCGTGATCGACACCCCAAACAAGTTTCTGTTCCTGGTGCAGGGCGACGGCAAGGCGTTGCGTTACGGCGTCGGCGTCGGCCGGCCCGGCTTCACCTGGTCGGGCGTCAAGACGATCTCAGCGAAGAAGGAATGGCCGGCCTGGACGCCGCCGCCGGAGATGCTGGCGCGCCGCCCCGATCTGCCGAGGCACATGGAGGGCGGCCCGGAAAATCCGCTCGGCGCGCGTGCGATGTATCTGGGCTCGTCGCTCTATCGCATCCATGGCTCCAACGAGCCCTGGACCATCGGCACCAACGTCTCGTCCGGCTGTATCCGCATGCGCAATGAAGATGTGATCGATCTCTACGGCCGCGTCGGCGTCGGGGCGAGGGTGGTGGTGATCTGA
- a CDS encoding protein phosphatase CheZ, translated as MSVNRKRFRIEQAILGDAPIVLPAEGGEIGPMHREIMAELRAIRSQMASFGHVRAAGTEVADVAREIAESHALLETYRAQIEQCEKLKVELDLIHDAINRTKREIATLHGKSFDGQEMAKVNGELGAVVGGTEQATQQILEATEAIDQAATALSKNISPDQQKLLSEEIQERVVSIFEACNFQDLTGQRISKVMTTMKFIEQHIYTMMDIWGGVDAIKAHAQPIVDTREGDAKLLNGPKLDGDAGHASQDDIDALFD; from the coding sequence ATGTCGGTCAATCGCAAACGTTTTCGTATCGAACAAGCCATTCTGGGCGACGCGCCAATTGTCCTGCCTGCCGAAGGCGGCGAGATCGGCCCGATGCATCGCGAGATCATGGCCGAGTTGCGCGCGATCCGCTCGCAGATGGCCAGCTTCGGCCACGTCCGCGCCGCCGGTACCGAGGTTGCGGATGTCGCGCGCGAGATTGCCGAGTCCCACGCGCTCCTGGAAACCTATCGCGCGCAGATTGAGCAGTGCGAGAAGCTGAAGGTCGAGCTCGACCTCATTCACGACGCTATCAACCGCACCAAGCGCGAAATCGCCACCCTGCACGGCAAGAGCTTTGACGGCCAGGAAATGGCCAAGGTCAACGGCGAACTCGGCGCCGTCGTCGGCGGCACCGAACAGGCCACCCAGCAGATTCTGGAAGCCACCGAGGCGATCGACCAGGCGGCGACCGCGCTGTCGAAGAACATCTCGCCCGACCAGCAGAAGTTGCTCAGCGAAGAAATTCAGGAACGCGTCGTCTCGATCTTCGAAGCCTGCAACTTCCAGGACCTCACCGGCCAGCGCATCAGCAAGGTGATGACCACGATGAAGTTCATCGAGCAGCACATCTACACGATGATGGACATCTGGGGCGGCGTCGACGCCATCAAGGCGCACGCCCAGCCGATCGTCGACACCCGCGAAGGCGATGCCAAGCTGCTCAACGGCCCGAAGCTCGACGGCGACGCCGGCCACGCCTCGCAGGACGACATCGACGCGCTGTTCGATTGA
- a CDS encoding acetamidase/formamidase family protein, which yields MCAGDDKNCPEFELHHREFKETLDRERRSFLRSSFAAAGGAAAMTAGGISLVTPQMAAAAERNQPAKRSYHHLPASAETVHWGYFSKKLKPQVEIDSGDFITIEALTHHANDDAERMVKGDPGAESVFLWTKEKKGVNRRGAGPMDASLFGRGAGEGLGVHICTGPVYVRGAQEGDVIELRIIDVTPRPCANPQYRGKAFGSNAAAWWGFHYKDLLTEPKPREVITIYEVDASGERNWAKAVYNFQWTPQTDPSGVVHKTIDYPGVPVDHSTIKENHGILKNVRIPIRPHFGVIGLAPKEADIVDSIPPSYTGGNIDNWRIGKGATMYYPVAVEGGLLSVGDPHASQGDSELCGTAIESSLNGTFQIILHKKADLVGTALEALDYPMLETRDEWLVHGFSFANYLTELGDKAQSDIYSKSSVDLALRDAFRKMRKFLMTTKKLTEDEAISLITVGVDFGITQVVDGNWGVHAVIKKDIFAGGET from the coding sequence ATGTGCGCGGGTGATGACAAAAACTGTCCGGAATTTGAATTGCACCATCGCGAGTTCAAGGAAACGCTTGATCGCGAACGCCGATCGTTCTTGAGGTCCAGCTTCGCCGCGGCCGGAGGCGCCGCAGCGATGACCGCGGGCGGCATTTCTCTGGTGACGCCGCAGATGGCGGCTGCTGCCGAAAGGAACCAACCCGCCAAGCGGTCTTATCATCATCTGCCGGCAAGTGCCGAAACGGTGCATTGGGGCTATTTCAGCAAGAAACTGAAACCGCAGGTCGAGATCGATTCCGGCGACTTCATTACGATTGAGGCGCTAACGCACCACGCCAATGATGACGCCGAGCGCATGGTGAAGGGCGATCCCGGCGCCGAAAGCGTGTTCCTGTGGACCAAGGAAAAGAAGGGCGTAAACCGGCGCGGCGCCGGACCGATGGATGCCTCGCTATTCGGGCGTGGCGCCGGCGAGGGCCTTGGCGTGCACATCTGCACAGGCCCGGTCTACGTCCGCGGCGCCCAGGAGGGCGACGTGATCGAGTTGCGTATTATCGACGTCACGCCCCGGCCATGCGCCAATCCTCAATATCGTGGAAAAGCTTTCGGTAGCAACGCGGCGGCATGGTGGGGCTTTCACTACAAGGACTTGTTGACCGAGCCTAAACCGCGCGAAGTGATCACGATCTATGAGGTCGACGCATCAGGCGAACGCAACTGGGCGAAAGCCGTGTACAATTTCCAATGGACTCCACAGACCGATCCTTCGGGCGTCGTGCACAAAACCATCGACTATCCCGGCGTTCCGGTCGATCACTCCACAATCAAGGAGAACCACGGCATCCTGAAGAATGTGCGCATTCCGATACGTCCGCATTTCGGCGTCATCGGCCTGGCACCAAAGGAAGCCGATATCGTCGATTCAATTCCGCCGAGCTATACCGGAGGCAACATCGACAATTGGCGGATCGGCAAGGGCGCCACGATGTATTATCCGGTCGCGGTCGAAGGCGGCCTGCTGTCTGTTGGCGACCCACACGCTTCGCAGGGAGACTCCGAGCTTTGCGGCACGGCCATCGAAAGCTCGCTGAACGGCACCTTCCAGATCATTCTGCACAAGAAAGCCGACCTCGTCGGCACGGCTCTCGAAGCCCTCGACTATCCGATGCTGGAAACCAGGGATGAGTGGCTGGTGCACGGCTTCAGCTTCGCCAATTATCTCACCGAACTGGGAGACAAGGCGCAGTCAGACATTTACTCGAAATCGTCGGTTGACCTGGCTTTGCGCGATGCTTTCCGCAAGATGCGCAAATTCCTGATGACAACCAAGAAGCTGACCGAAGATGAGGCAATCTCCTTGATTACGGTTGGCGTCGACTTCGGCATCACCCAGGTGGTCGATGGAAATTGGGGCGTCCATGCGGTCATCAAGAAGGATATCTTCGCCGGTGGCGAGACCTGA